The genomic window CGTCGCGGCTGCCTAGAGCGCGATCACTTCGCGGCCGCGCTCCAGTCCTGTTGCTCCTCCACCGGCTACAAGCGGATGTCAGGTCCTAGACCGTGACCTTGGTGCCATCGAATCGCGTGAAGCTGAACCCTTCAAAGGGCTCGCGGAATGTCAGCCGCTCGTCGCGCAAAATGCTGATGGCGAACTCTTCGCCGAGTGCCAGGGAAGAAGAGAAGTCCGATCGGAAGTGGATGCCCGCCCAGTCGCGACCCACCCCGTAGTTCCAGGCGAGCTTGTTGAGTTCGCCGCCGACTGTCAGCGGCGGCCCATTATAGGGAACGAGTTTGGTTGGATCTTTCGGATCCGGCTGCACCGGGTTCGGCACCACGGCATTCTCGTCAAAGAATGCCTTCAGTATCGTTACGGACGCCGCGGCGATCTGCGAGGCGCCGCCTGGATAGGTCGAATGGATCGGCGCACCTTCCGGATAGACATGGGCGAGCAGGTGCGTGCCGAATTTCGCGACGCTGCGTGCCAGCGCCTGCGAGTTGAGGGCATCCGCGTGGACGGGATAGTCGGCCTTGCCGGTGACGCGATGGTGAATCAGGCCGCCATAGGCTTCTGGGCGCAGTGTCCGGTGGATGAAGAACTTATGCCAATAAGCGACGCGGATCGCCCGCGACGCGGCATAGGGCAGGAGGCCCTGAATATAAGGCAGGGCGAACGTGCTCGAGGCTCCGGTCTGCGTCTTCGACTTCAGATATGGGTTGTTCGATGCCAGTGGAATCCCGAAGCCGCCATAGCTCGGGTTCGTCTTGTCCGCGCCAGTGCCGAGCAACAGCGCCGCGGCCCAGAACGTCGCCGAGTTGTTGTGGACGTATTCGGCGAGGTCACGGCCCGTGGCAATGAAGCGCAGCGCCGAATCGTACTTCGCGGCTTTGCCCGAGAGCTTTCCGTTCTGCACCGTCAGCCATTCATCGTAGTCGGTCAGGAAGTTGCTCTCGGGTGTCACGGTGCGAATTTGAGCCGGAATGTACTGAGCACCGTGCGGCGCATCTCGCAGAGCAAATTGCGAGATATAGGGACCGTCGAGCGTGCCCGGGGGGATCACGTAGCGTCCGGTGCGACCTGAAGGATCCGATTTGTCCAGATAAAGCGCCGTTCCCCGAAACAACGTCTGCGGTGTGACGCGTCCATTAGCACGGGGACCATTGAAACCGGACAGCTTGTTGAGCTCGTCGACCGCGGCAAGCACATCCTTGTTGTCGGTGTCGTCCGAAAAAGCAGTAAAGGGCAGGTCGCGCAGCAGTGATTGCCAGTAAAGCTCGACTGCGTCGGCCGCGCGCGTCGGACTATCGAGTGCCGGCGCGGCAGGGATAGCAAACTGGGCCGGGTTCAATCCTTCGAGACTGACGGCAAGCGTGCCGATTGGGTTGAGCTGCTTGCGAATGCCGCCGAGCGGGATCGCTTCGAACAGGGCGGGATCGCCAGATGCATAGGCCTTGAGAGACGCCTTGAACGCCGCCGGATCCACCTCGCCGCGGGCGTCATGCGGCAAGCCACGCGTGTCGGAGCCGATATAGTTGGCATAGCGCGCCTCATCGCCATTGGTCGGGTGCGGCAAAATGGGCGTATCGCGATTGGCCTGTGCCGCGGCAACACGGACCTTGAAGGCGCGCTCGCGAAACGCCTCGTTGCTGGATTCCGGCCCTTCGCTCGCAATAGACAACGGCTTGTCGTCTGCGCTGGCAAGCGCAGGGAGGCTCGCGACGGGGAGCAGCGCCGCACCCCCAACCAAGCCGATGAATTTTCGTCGCTGTTCGTCGGTGTTGCCGCTGATCGTCGTTGTCGTAGTGCTCGAGGCGTTGGAGTTGGTTTGTTTTTGATGTGTCATGCGCGCACCGATATGAGGGAGATGCTCCACCTGGCATCATGGCGCAAACGCTAACATGCGCGCTCATGCGAGACACTGAATTCATATACCAAAGATTGTTCGGTCATATTGCAGTTGTTCTTGGGAAGCGAGTTTCGAGAGAGCGAATTGCTCGTGCGCGCCGCAAAGCAACTTTCAGCCAGCAGATCGGGGCGGACGACATCACGATCATTGCGTTGCTGCTCAGCAGGCCTGTGACCGTCTACAACCGGCGTGTGGTCTGGCTGCGCGGCTGAGTCGCGGCTAGTTTGTCGCGAGCGCCGCGTGATGGCAGGCCACCCGCTGGCCAGATGAACTGTCACGTAGTTCGGGATCCTGCTGAGCACAGAGCTCTGTTGCGAGCGGGCACCGTGGCCGGAAGCGACAGCCTTTGGCGGCGTTACGGGAATCGGGCAGGTCGCCGGGCAGCGGTGCTGTATAACGTCGGCGCGCCGGGTCCGGGACCGCGTCGATCAAGGCGCGTGTGTAGGGATGTAGCGGATTCTTCCAGATCTGCTCGTAAC from Bradyrhizobium zhanjiangense includes these protein-coding regions:
- a CDS encoding twin-arginine translocation pathway signal protein, with product MPHDARGEVDPAAFKASLKAYASGDPALFEAIPLGGIRKQLNPIGTLAVSLEGLNPAQFAIPAAPALDSPTRAADAVELYWQSLLRDLPFTAFSDDTDNKDVLAAVDELNKLSGFNGPRANGRVTPQTLFRGTALYLDKSDPSGRTGRYVIPPGTLDGPYISQFALRDAPHGAQYIPAQIRTVTPESNFLTDYDEWLTVQNGKLSGKAAKYDSALRFIATGRDLAEYVHNNSATFWAAALLLGTGADKTNPSYGGFGIPLASNNPYLKSKTQTGASSTFALPYIQGLLPYAASRAIRVAYWHKFFIHRTLRPEAYGGLIHHRVTGKADYPVHADALNSQALARSVAKFGTHLLAHVYPEGAPIHSTYPGGASQIAAASVTILKAFFDENAVVPNPVQPDPKDPTKLVPYNGPPLTVGGELNKLAWNYGVGRDWAGIHFRSDFSSSLALGEEFAISILRDERLTFREPFEGFSFTRFDGTKVTV